In Megalops cyprinoides isolate fMegCyp1 chromosome 16, fMegCyp1.pri, whole genome shotgun sequence, the genomic window GGACATTTATGATACCACAGTATCAATTTCCTCACACTGTTGAGAACTCCATCCTTTTGCGATATGAAGCTGGCAAAATCTTAACTTCAGAGAAAGGTATTGGCACTATCTTGCAGTTCCAGCAAGGTGCattaaaacaggcaaaaaagTTCAGCAACACAAGACAATGGACAAGTAAAAGGACAAGTGGacgagctaaaaaaaaaaaaaaaaagtgatctTGTTGTTAAAATTAATACGTTTCATCGAAAAGCCTTCATCAGGACAGTCTTAATTTAACCTACCAGTGGAGAGGTTACGATGGCCAAATGACATAAACAGATGGCAGATGCAGAGCtgagaaaaacatattttcatctcgacgtgtgtgtgtgacagtcattaaaaaatatgGTTGCGGTGGTCGTTAACATGCAGTTGTGGCACTCATTAAATGATGTGGTTGTGGAGCTCATGAGAAGATGATCTTGTGGCTGTCATAAGGGGATATTTTTATGGCAGTAATTAGAAAGAGGCAGGGTAAAGACTCACTTCTTCATGACCACATATCTCAGGGCATTCCCCAGGGTGTGATCCTCCTCATGCAGCACGAAAGTCACACAGCCCTCGTCTGCGCCGTCCGCCTGCACCTAAAAGATGCCCAGGGATAGAACACTGGTTAGCCCAACCTTGCCATCAGTCCCTGGGGCCAGATGAGCAATGCGGAGGGGGAAACGCTCCGATTAAATCATGAACGAACAGAGCGAAGCCAGAAAGGACGCCCACTGTGTGACACaacaaaatgaccaaaacaccctgtttacaaaaaaacaaaatacctcTGCAAATTCCAGTGAGATTAAAAAATAGGCAGGCCCACACATCGCATACAAAACCTGACTGTTTTCAGTTAGGGAACTTGGAACTGTAGTGCCATTTAAGCGTGTTATCAGTGCTGGATTGTACGGCTTGCTCCAGCCGCATGTCTTAAGGTGGTACAACAATACCATGACCTGTCAATCACTTACTTGTCTGAACTAATCATACTTTGTTGCCCACAACAACGTTAGTAagtcaaagaaaacacaatcacCCCACCTAATGGTTACAAAGGTAGAGCCCTATGAAGCATGAATTACATCAGACCCTCTTTCACATGAGACTACAGTCAGCTCTTAACATCCTTGACTCCAACAGCAAAGCAGGCACCTGTATGTCTGTCTCAACACAGCACACTTATTTTTGACCAAAATATTGATATCAGACTCAGAAAATGAgacaaatacattcaaatacatgGATCAGTGGATCTGGCAAAATGCCGCACAATTCTGAATCATTCATTACACCCAAGCCTGGAAACGTGTGTCCTACTGTGAAAAGGATTTTGGCCTATGAGTTTGCAAACCTTAACGCAAAGAGCTCCATCCATAGTCTATGCCAAAATGCTGCGCGAAATCTGCAGACTGACGTTTCTACCAGGGAGGACACGCTGACGGACGTCGTAGTGAATGGGAACAGTTAACCAGATAATCTACATGCTGATGGATCTGACAAGGTACAGAATAACGCCACAAAAATACAACCACATTCAGACTGGGCTTTTGGTTGATTTCATGGACACCAAAAACAAGTCAGAACAGTGGAATATCTAATATTTCACAATCTCTCCGCGTATTATTTAAAGACCCACTTTGCTAATATACCTAACACTTGACTGCCCTCAAACGGTGAGAAGTAGTAATTCACAGATGGAACAGACTTCTGCGCCCAAACTTATCttgctagccagccagccaatgAATTTTGTGGCACTATCCTGATGCATCTTTTGCTACACATCACATCTTGCAGCACGCTGGTGTAGACGGCCACCTTCAGAAAATTGACCAAACACTCGTTAGCCAACTGGAATGATGAGAAAAGCCAGAAAAGCAGCCAGCAGCTGACCAAAACAGAAACGTGAATTTGTTTAGCTGAGCACTAGTAACTGAGCAAACTAGCTTACGTTAGCTATTCATCAGATATCAGATGCACAGCTGAGGTGAGCTTTAAATTTGGAAGTTGGTTGCTATTTAGTAAGTCAGTAGACATGACGAGAACTAGTCTGGCAAGTTTTAGCCACCTACCTAGTCTAGCTAGTCGCATCCTATGGAGTCGACTTTGAGACACGACATGTGGATCTCAGGAAAGAGTCGAGCTACATTGCTAAATCCCGTGTTGTACAAAGTTTATCAACTGTCCATTTAATGTACTTACTCACCATTTCTAGCACCGGTTTTTTATCCTCTACCCCCGCCATGCTTCAAACCAATGTGGCCTCTGGCCTCGCCACTTTTGATGACGTCACATCGCGCATGCCCGCTCATCAGGTGCTGAGGAACTACACAAAAAACCATGGAAACGGCAGAAGTCAGGAAGTTACTGAGGACTCATAATACTGAAAGTGATGAATGAAAATTATGTGCATACTTTCGGCGTGACAATTTACTTATTACATTAAGATGATAATACGAAAGGAAATCACTTTTAAACTTCCCATccacaaatttaaaatggtgaCATAGGATAACATTAAAAGGATTTTAGATTTAGCAATTCAACAGTTAAATAACGACCCCCTAGCCCCTTTTTGACACCCCCTGACAAGATTGGGTAGATAACAGCAATGCGGTAATAGTTGTGCCTAGTTCTCCAGCAGGTTAGGTGTAGGTTAATTTACAGACCTTTCAGATTTGTGAGTGGAAATCAAGACGGGGCTAGGGGGTGGTTCTGGATTGGACTACTGTCAAAGGGCAAGTCAGAGGTTAAACATGTAACATGGTGCCATTTTAGGCAAGTCCTTGTTTGCagccatttcagtttcatttgtgtGGGGGTAAGTATCTGTGTTGTTCATAAGAAATGTATTATGGATGAGCTCTTGGTGGCACAGTTAAGAATAGGGTGTATTATGTTAAATTCATTGCATCATTCCTTCCATTCCTTTCATTATGGTCAGTTGCATGATGTCTTAAAGCATTTTTGTCAGGGATTTATATATGATagttttgtgtaattttattattaaatactaTCAGCTATCAGTTCAACCAATCAAGTGATAATTGCTTTATTAGAGACTCTTGCTGAAATTCACTGAGGGTAACATGTATGTTATTTCTCAACCTAGAATCTGTCTGACCTAGCACCAAGGTTAATTCTGCTATGTTTAACAGAAAAATCATATGGATGATTCCTCTTGCTGTACTGAATTTGTGTCactaattaaatatttatagaaATGTGAATTGCATAAATTGTCAGCACAAATTGGCAATCAAGCCAGTGAAGTAAATGAACAACTCAAATTGTAAGACTTGTATTGATATTGGAAATAAGATCTGCTCAAAGTGATTGTTGCATACATAACTCTGAAATACGCTTCCACATATATAATTGCACATATGAAGGCCAAAAGATTATGTTTGGGTAGGGGTTTCAGGTGTAGCCTGAAGAGGTTGTTCTTCAGTCTGTGAAAGATggccagtgtttcagctgttctgaataaaacagaaagctTGTTCCACCACACAGGGAGCAAGAGAAAAGCAGGCATGACCAGGATGTGAGACTGTGGGGGGAACAGCTGAGGAAGCTGAGCACAGCGGTCTGGCCAGAGTGTATGGTCAGGTAATCACCTGAAGATAAGAGAGAGCCATTCCCACTCACCTCTCAGTAGGCTAACGCCACCATTGCAAAGCAGATGCAAACTGTCACCGGCAGCCAGTGAGGGGAAATCAGAAAGAGTGCTACACAGAAGAATATGGGGACACTGTGGACTAATGGTGGAATTAGGTAATGTTTAGACATTCACAGTGAGACATCAGCACGTTAAGCTGAGATGTATTATGAAACCTGGATATCAGATCGGGAAAAGAGAGGAACAGTtgggtgtcatcagcataacagTTATATGAGAAGCCATGGGAGGAAATGACAGAGCCAAGTGATCTTATTTAGAAGGACAAAGGAAGGGGGCTAAGAACAGAACTTGGAGGTACTCCTGCATCTGAGGTCTGAGGGATTGATACGGCCTCTCTCCAGATGCATCCTGAGAGGTAAGATGAAATCCAACTGAGAACTGAGCCCAAGATGACTAATGCCACCATGGAAGACAGAAGGACATGGTGATTTATTGTATCAAAGGCATGTTTATGTATTCTTTATTGTATTGTCATATCTGCCTGTATTTATAGGTGTCTGGATATGTATGACTTACTTACACCTTCTAAGTTAGCAATCTcaaggacatttttcattttatggaaatgtttttgcaatatTCTATTAAATTCTGTGTTGACAGTTTTTTACGTATGTCTAACTGAGACACAGAATTCTGAAACTAACTAGAAACCAAACACAAACTCCACATTTGAAAGCATCAGTTGCTTTTTTCTTCGTATTTAAACCTTGAGTTATTGTACGATTGGTACAGACATGCTGCTTTGGGTATGTAGACCAATCACAGACCCGTCGGGGTTGTTCGaggtagaaaaacagaaatgcgtTGTCGTAGCTGGCGTCACTACCTCTGAACTACATGTCCCACTCAAACAAGCTGGAGAAAGCGGAGCACACCGTACGGATGCGGCAGCCAGAGACtagtaaacacaaacagaaaatgactgaGCAGGAATGACTACGGATTGTATCATGCTGAAAAAGAACAATCGTGAGGAGTGACTACACAGTAGGTATCACTGGATATGTTTCATGAGATGATTGCGATTCCCACCGAGTATCCAAcgtttctagctagctagctaactagcagctggctaacgttagctcgtTGATGAAGCAAGCAAGCTGGCAAAATGGAAGTGAAACTGAAGCAAAATAGaagcaaaatatacattttcaaaagcgATGACCACGAAATTAGCTGTAGTAAAATAATGGTGCTTTACCAGGGATTGtcaggctttaaaaaaaatcaacacccTAGCTCTCTAACAAGGCAGTTTTGTCCTCGTTTGTGTAGCTTTGTTTAGCTTGCCGACTAGCGTTCTCGTTAAATCCGTCCAGacactggctagctagcacAATAGCTAACGTTACAGTGGATCGGTGGCTTCCTAGTTAGATAACGGTTCGCTTGGAACTTGCCACTAACCAGCCACCGAGCCATATGACACTTCCACTAACGATTATTGTCCAGGCAGAGGTCAACAacgtagctaacgttagctgttaAGATAGCCAGCAAATGACAGTCTTGGTAAGTGACTTGCCAGCATgtcactactactactacgtCTGTTCTGGGCAGCTAGGTGCTAAGTTGAAAGAATAACATTctgtaatatttgtaaattgtgtttatttaaactAGACAAAAATGCTAAATTGTATTACGTTTATCTCAGACTTAGACATTACCTAGCATGCTAGCTTTCTTAGAACCTGTAGTTAGGCAAGGAGCACAAGTTAGTGCGCCAGTGTGAGATCAGTATCAGTTTCAGTCTATGCGAGATTCACAGACATGCTGCGAAGAAAAAGGTAAACTTAGCTTATGAACTGTCATTTGGTGAACATGCATGTTCCCCTTTTTGTATAATATGCTCTGTTTTACAGTTGATCTCTGCAAGACCTATGGTGTGACCACGCCAACACTCGTAAGCCCACACCAATCCTCTTATTCCGTGTGACAGCAGTGACCAGTGCCTGGGCTCCCCttcctgttgccatggcaatccTGTTTGCGGTGGTAGCCCGTGGCACCACCATCCTGGCCAAACATGCCTGGTGTGGGGGGAACTTTCTGGAGGTGACTGAGCAGATCTTGGCCAAAATTCCCTCAGAAAACAACAAGCTCACCTATTCCCATGGCAGGTGAGCGTTTCTGCTTTGCCGGATCAGAGGTTACACATTTCTCACGTACAGGACTGGTTGCTAAAGGATAGTTCCTCCACTTCCTTAGATAAAATTATTCTACTGTCACAGTAACCTCATGTGTTGGTCCCACAATGAACATGTAATTGACATGGTTTACATTATCATTTGTTTAACGATATTTTGATTAGATGGTTTAGATGTATAAGATACTTCTTCTTGATAGGGAGATTACTGTTTTCCTTACACCTATATctgttgtgttatgttttgGCAGTAGGTGATCAACAGCTAGGTGACtatcattctttttcatttgagttAAGATTTGGATGTGttgttttatggtgtttttatttacagaatGACTGCATATTATCAATAATGTTTTGTTCTCTCCATCACCTGTAGCTATCTTTTCCATTACATCTGTCACGACAGAATCATATACCTGTGCATTACAGATGATGTGAGTATTAACTGAgttctgtgtatatatttaagTTGTCATGTAATTTTAATAGATGTGAGGATTATGAAAGTTATATGCATTAacctgaaaatgacaaaagctAGATTGACAGAGCAGAAGTGGTCATGTACCTGGACGTGTTATCTTCTGTTACTGGTTGGCGAAAGTGGTATGGAAAGCTCTTCGTTGATGATTCCACTTGGCATGGGCCCTGCTCTAAATGTGCCTCCATTGCAGGACTTTGAGAGGTCACGGGCTTTCGGTTTCCTGGGCGAAGTGAAGAAGCGCTTTCAGACTACCTATGGGTCTCGTGCACAGACAGCCCTGCCCTATGCCATGAACAGCGAGTTCTCCAGCACACTAGCAGCACAGATGGTGAGTAGATCAAGAtgtcctgctcctcctgtcTCTACCACCACAGGTCCAGTACCAATAGAAATCACAGGTAGAGAGGGGTCAATACATCTCAAAAAAGTCAAGCAAGGAGATTGTCTTTAGTGCAAGCTGAGCCTTATCATCCTGGTTTGAAactggtgatgtcatcaggtGATAGTGACCAGAAGCCCACAGAGGCGAAACTGATCAGCTTAattccactggggataggggtggatgCATCAGATGCAGAGATGGGTTGCATTCAGTGATTTCAAGTGAAGGCTGTGCTTGGGTCTCATCTGATGTGATGTGTAcccctccgcccctccctcAACAGAAGCATCACTCAGATCCACGGGGTACAGACCGACTGACAGAAACTCAGATGCAGGTGGATGACCTAAAGGGCATCATGGTCCGCAACCTTGGTAAGCTGCAGCAACTGAACAATAGACTTTCTCCTCCTGTTTGCCAATCAGATTTATGGATCAATTTTCTCATAAGTCAAAGCTGtcttgttaaatatttttaagtaaaaaaggATTTCAATGCTTTGCTACATGGGATGAGCAAAGAGGAAGACAAAAGTGTAGAAATGTGTATTTCTCTTTCCTTGTGTGGTGTTGTCTTATGTTTTCTTCCATGTTGTCTCCATCGATGCGGTGGGCATGCAGACCTGGTGGCTCAGAGAGGCGAGAAGCTGGAACTGCTGATCGACAAAACTGAGAACCTGGTGGATTCTGTGGGTGGCATTCATGGTCTCCAACTTTCTGCACTTCTTGCGTTTAGACCAATGCTAACTGCAGTGCtaatgttctctctctttcttccattCTTGTACTTTCCTTTCTTGTCTCTGTTTCTTCTACTCTTCTATCAGTCCGTCACCTTTAAAACCACTAGCCGTAACCTGGCGCATGCCATGTGTATGAAGAACCTGAAACTGACCATCGTCATCGTGTTGGTGTCCATTGTGAGTGCTGCTTTTCTgagcttttgattttattttgcctgGAGGCAGCAGTGCTAGCCTGTAACTAAGCATTAATCTGAGCATTGTGTGGAGTGGGTACTGTGTGTCCTGTTAACTTGAATGTGTACACTTACTTAACTTGGATGTATACACTTATTTTCACTTATGTACACttatcgctctggataagagtgtctgctaaatgcatgtaatgtaatgtgtcccTTAACATGAGTGTTTGGATCTTCCCAGGTGGTCCTCTACATCATTGTGTCAGCAGCCTGTGGAGGTCTGAGTTGGCCAAGCTGTGTGAAGAAgtaaaagggagagggaggaactCCAGCCTCCCACATGTCATCTGACCTGCCCCTAAGGCCAGGTCCCTCTCCACAAGCGGACTCAAACCACTGTCAAGATTAGATACTTGAACTGAACCCcatccctcctcttcctgtccgtTGCCACTCATTTCCTGTCCTCCAcgtcttcctcctctccttgcAAGGGGAGAAAGCTATGGCCATGCCTGCCTTACAGGCAGGGTGCAAGGAAGCGTGGAAATGTGCAGTGCTCATACTAACAAGCATTAACAGCATTTCCCCATTCTGACTTGTGATTGATTGTCTGCTGCACAGATTGATTCACTTACCTTTGTTATTGGAGTGATGTATTCATTTGGGTAAAAAGGGACTTAAGAAGATGTTGTAGACACTacaaaaattaaagacaaaggGGAATAGGGCAGTGATGATATTAGCTGAAACATACTCACCCACTCCTGGAGGACAGAGGCCCTGCAGCCTGACTCAGGGTGCGATCTACAGATATTTCAACATTGTACCATCATCAGGATCCCCTCAATATGTCCTTCTACAGCTGTCAGGAATTTTCAGCTTTGATGAAATCATAATGATCTGAAGTTCTTGCAAAGTTTGCAATGTCAATAGcctgcagcacttaatttctGAGTTGAGATTCAGCTGAGCTGATTTTAGACTTCCCTCAAAAGCATGAATTTGTAACCCTGACCCATACCAATAgtatatatttgtttacatttcaagGTATATGGAAGAGGAAGGTGAAGCCACACTTATTTTGTCAGGTGTTCTTAGTACAGTTTGCTCTGTGCTTGGGCTCTGTCCCAGTTGGCCCCTCAGAAGAACAAGGCTTGTTAGATGTCTTTCATAT contains:
- the sybl1 gene encoding vesicle-associated membrane protein 7, which codes for MAILFAVVARGTTILAKHAWCGGNFLEVTEQILAKIPSENNKLTYSHGSYLFHYICHDRIIYLCITDDDFERSRAFGFLGEVKKRFQTTYGSRAQTALPYAMNSEFSSTLAAQMKHHSDPRGTDRLTETQMQVDDLKGIMVRNLDLVAQRGEKLELLIDKTENLVDSSVTFKTTSRNLAHAMCMKNLKLTIVIVLVSIVVLYIIVSAACGGLSWPSCVKK